Proteins encoded in a region of the Fundulus heteroclitus isolate FHET01 chromosome 2, MU-UCD_Fhet_4.1, whole genome shotgun sequence genome:
- the LOC105938572 gene encoding filamin-C isoform X3 — translation MMSNNYGEEQLPPQYYQATDFGDEEDDEMPATEKDLAEDAPWKKIQQNTFTRWCNEHLKCVNKTITDLQRDFSDGLKLISLLEVLSQKKMYRKHHARPNFRQMKLENVSVALEFLDREHIKLVSIDSKAIVDGNLKLILGLIWTLILHYSISMPMWDDEDDEETKKLTPKQRLLGWIQNKVPQLPINNFNRDWRDGKALGALVDNCAPGLCPDWAEWDPNKPVQNAKEAMQQADDWLGVPQVIAPEEIVDPDVDEHSVMTYLSQFPKAKLKPGAPLKPKQLFPDKVKAYGPGIEPHGNKVLQPAVFTVETLEAGSGEVLVFVEDPEGHKEEAKVKPNKNKNGTYTVSYLPKVEGVHKVKVLFAGQDIDKSPYSVNVAKAMGDPSKVHARGPGLDATGNVAHKPTYFDIYTAGAGNGDVSVVIVDPQGKKDTVELILENKGDSVFRCTYRPVLEGPHTIHVLFAGQEIPKSPFNVNIAEAVNPNACRATGRGLQPKGVRVKEVADFKVFTKGAGSGALSVSVKGPTGAEEQVKVRDAGNGVYECEYYPLRPGKYTVSISWGGQPIARSPFEVEVGEEAGFQKVRAWGPGLKTGMVGKSADFVVEAIGTEVGTLGFSIEGPSQAKIECDDKGDGSCDVRYWPTEPGDYAVHVICDDEDIKDSPFMAHILPAVNDVFPEKVKAYGPGLKPTGVIVNKPTEFTIDARMAGKGHLKIYAQDAEGCTINIKITDRGDGTFVCAYTPVKPIKHTIIITWGEVNVPNSPFRVLVGEGSHPDKVKVYGPGVEKTGLKANEPTYFTVDCSEAGQGDISIGIKCAPGVVGPAEADIDFDIIKNDNDTFTVKYMPPGPGRYTIMVLFADQEIPTSPFKVKVDPSHDAGKVRAEGPGLNKTGVEVGNPTHFTVYTKGAGKAKPEVHFIAPGPGEAVRDFEIIDNHDYSYTVKYTALQQGNMTISVTHGGDPIPKSPFHITVAPALDIGKVKVEGLETKVEVGRDQEFTVNTKGAGGQGNVGVKMTSPTGRPIPCKLESDKAKGTHSVKYIPPEEGQYKVDVTYDGNPVMGSPFGVEAVMPADPSKVRAFGPGLQGGIVGKPAPFTIDTKGAGAGGLGLTVEGPCEAKIECQDNGDGTCSVSYLPTEAGEYAINILFAEQHIPGSPFKAAIRPAVDPSKVTASGPGLEKAKAGEPATFTVDCTRAGDAELTIEIVSETGVKAEVHIQKTSEGTFSVTYIPSFHGTHTITIKYGGHAIPYFPKVLQVEPSVDTSGVHVYGPGVEPRGVLREVTTHFIVDARALNKAGGSRVKVRVINPSGANTDTYITDKGDGTYRVEYTAFEDGMHLIEVLYDAAPVPKSPFRVFVVEGCDPTRVRAFGPGLEGGITNRPNCFTVETRGAGTGGLGLTIEGASEAKISCKDNKDGSCSVEYVPFTPGDYDVNINYGGQPIPGSPFRVPVKDPVDPTKVKCSGPGLGAGVRAHVPQTFTVDSTQAGQAPLDVKLYGPTGTVEPVGVKNNGDGTHTVHYTPAQDGPYTVAVKYADQEVPHSPFKVMSQPGHDASKVRASGPGLDTKGVSASLPVEFTIDARDAGEGLLTVQILDPEGKPKNATIQDNRDGTYTVSYVPDSTGPYTITIKYGGDEIPYSPYRIQSLPTGDASKCRLTVSIGGHGVSSLQRLQTSEDTVITVDAKAAGKGKVTCKVLTPQGMELDMDVVENHDGTFDIYYTAPEPGKYVITIRFGGENIPKSPFHVVASNEPVVPRDPVDPLFRPVNFLVPFTPQQGEIRGEVRMPSGKTARPHITDNKDGTITIKYQPTERGLHEMDIKYDANHIPGSPLQFYVDAVNSGVVTAYGPGLSYGMVNRAATFTVVTKNAGEGGLSLAVEGPSKAEISCKDNKDGTCTVSYLPTAPGDYNIIVKFDNKHIPGSPFTAKITGDDAITRTSQLNVGTSADVSLKIAETDLSSLTASIRAPSGNEEPCLLKRLPNRHLGISFTPKEVGEHEVSVRKSGMHVANSPFKIMVGQSEIGEASRVKAFGKGLVEAHTFEMAEFFVDTRNAGYGGLALSIEGPSKVDINCEDVEDGTCRVTYCPTEPGNYIVNIKFAEKHIPGSPFTVKVTGEGRIKESITRKRQASSLASVGSTCGLNLKIPGNWFQMVSAQERLTRTFTRSSHTYTRTERTEISKTRAGETKREVRVEESTQVGGGGSPFRDVFGDFLGRESLSSFAGITARPEPAESGSQAMTAQVTSPSGKTVDADIVDGGSSTYSVRFIPQEIGPHTVNVKYSGQHVPGSPFQFTVGPMGEGGAHKVRAGGPGLERGVAGAPSEFSIWTREAGAGGLSIAVEGPSKAEISFEDRKDGSCGVSYVVKEPGDYEVSIKFNNEHIPDSPFIVPIATLSDEARRLTVTSLQEKDIKVNQEASFMVQRNGARGVVDAKVHTPSGSSEECYVSDLDGDKSAIRFIPRENGVHSIDVKFNGCHIPGSPFNVRVGDPGLIADPGMVTAHGAGLLGGTTGVPSEFVVNTCNAGSGALSVNIDGPSKVKMDCRECPEGYRITYTPMAPGNYLITIKYGGPQHIVGSPFKAKITGTRLSGGHSLHETSSVLVETVTKTSKVGGAYSSSSSATSAKLTCDASKVVCRGAGLSKALVGQKNNFTVDCSKAGTNMLMVGVHGPLAPCEEVYVKHMGNKLYNVTYTVKDKGSYTVIVKWGDDNVPGSPYKVAVP, via the exons ATGATGAGCAACAACTACGGCGAGGAGCAGCTGCCTCCGCAGTACTACCAGGCCACGGACTTTGGGGACGAGGAGGACGACGAGATGCCAGCCACCGAGAAGGACCTGGCCGAGGACGCGCCGTGGAAGAAGATCCAGCAGAACACCTTCACCAGGTGGTGCAACGAGCACCTGAAGTGCGTCAACAAGACCATCACCGACCTGCAGCGGGACTTCAGCGACGGCCTGAAGCTCATCTCGCTGCTGGAGGTGCTGAGTCAGAAGAAGATGTACAGAAAGCACCACGCCAGGCCCAACTTCCGTCAGATGAAGCTGGAAAACGTGTCTGTGGCGCTGGAGTTCCTGGACAGGGAGCACATCAAGCTGGTCTCAATAG ACAGTAAAGCCATTGTGGATGGGAATCTGAAGCTGATCCTGGGTCTCATATGGACGCTCATCCTCCACTACTCCATCTCCATGCCCATGTGGGACGACGAGGACGACGAGGAGACCAAGAAGCTGACGCCCAAGCAGCGCCTGTTGGGCTGGATTCAGAACAAGGTGCCGCAGCTGCCCATCAACAACTTCAACCGCGACTGGCGAGACGGGAAAGCCCTCGGAGCCCTGGTGGACAACTGCGCCCCCG GTCTGTGTCCCGACTGGGCAGAATGGGACCCAAACAAGCCCGTGCAGAATGCAAAGGAAGCCATGCAACAGGCGGATGACTGGCTGGGCGTGCCTCAG GTGATCGCCCCTGAGGAAATTGTGGACCCAGATGTGGACGAGCACTCGGTGATGACGTACCTGTCTCAGTTCCCCAAGGCCAAACTGAAACCCGGCGCTCCTCTTAAACCCAAACAGCTTTTCCCAGACAAGGTTAAAGCCTATGGACCAG GTATCGAGCCTCATGGCAACAAAGTCCTGCAACCAGCTGTGTTCACTGTGGAAACTCTGGAGGCCGGCAGTGGGGAAGTCCTGGTGTTTGTCGAGGATCCAGAGGGGCACAAAGAGGAG GCTAAAGTTAAGCCCAACAAGAATAAAAATGGAACTTACACTGTCAGCTACCTTCCAAAAGTGGAGGGCGTCCACAAG GTGAAGGTGTTGTTTGCAGGCCAGGACATCGACAAGAGCCCCTACTCTGTGAATGTAGCAAAAGCGATGGGCGACCCGAGCAAAGTGCACGCCAGGGGCCCGGGTCTGGATGCTACGGGCAACGTGGCCCACAAACCAACCTACTTTGACATCTACACAGCAG GCGCCGGTAATGGTGACGTCAGCGTGGTCATCGTTGACCCGCAGGGCAAAAAGGACACCGTGGAGCTCATCCTGGAAAATAAGGGCGACAGCGTTTTCCGCTGCACCTATCGGCCCGTGCTGGAGGGGCCTCACACCATCCACGTGCTGTTTGCAGGCCAGGAGATCCCCAAGAGCCCCTTCAATGTCAACATAGCGGAGG CCGTAAACCCCAACGCTTGCAGAGCTACTGGCAGAGGGCTCCAGCCTAAAGGCGTGAGAGTGAAGGAGGTGGCAGACTTCAAAGTTTTCACCAAAGGAGCTGGCAGCGGTGCGCTGAGCGTCTCTGTCAAAGGACCAA CTGGAGCGGAGGAGCAAGTGAAAGTGCGAGATGCTGGGAATGGAGTGTATGAGTGTGAATATTACCCCCTGAGGCCTGGGAAATACACAGTGAGCATCTCCTGGGGAGGCCAGCCCATTGCACGCAG CCCCTTTGAAGTGGAGGTGGGAGAGGAAGCCGGTTTTCAGAAGGTGAGGGCCTGGGGCCCGGGGCTGAAGACTGGCATGGTGGGAAAATCCGCTGATTTTGTGGTTGAGGCCATCGGCACTGAAGTTGGAACTCTGG GCTTCTCCATCGAGGGCCCGTCACAGGCTAAAATCGAGTGCGACGATAAGGGCGATGGCTCGTGTGACGTGCGCTACTGGCCCACCGAGCCTGGCGACTACGCTGTCCACGTCATCTGCGACGACGAAGACATCAAGGACAGCCCCTTCATGGCCCACATCCTCCCCGCTGTTAACGATGTGTTCCCCGAGAAG GTAAAAGCCTATGGGCCAGGCTTGAAGCCCACTGGGGTCATTGTCAACAAACCCACTGAATTCACCATAGACGCCCGCATGGCCGGGAAGGGTCACCTGAAGATCTACGCACAG GACGCTGAAGGCTGCACCATCAACATCAAGATCACCGACAGGGGAGACGGCACCTTCGTGTGTGCCTACACCCCAGTCAAACCCATTAAACACACTATCATTATCACCTGGGGGGAGGTCAATGTGCCCAACAGCCCCTTTAGG GTGCTGGTTGGAGAGGGCTCTCATCCCGACAAAGTCAAGGTCTATGGGCCCGGAGTGGAGAAGACGGGGCTCAAAGCTAACGAGCCGACATACTTCACCGTGGACTGCAGCGAGGCCGGCCAAG GAGACATAAGCATCGGCATCAAGTGCGCCCCGGGGGTGGTCGGACCCGCCGAGGCTGACATCGACTTTGACATCATCAAGAATGACAATGACACCTTCACTGTCAAATACATGCCTCCCGGTCCGGGCCGGTACACCATCATGGTGCTGTTTGCTGACCAG GAAATTCCCACCAGCCCGTTCAAAGTCAAGGTGGACCCCTCCCATGACGCCGGCAAAGTGAGAGCGGAGGGTCCTGGGCTCAACAAGACAG GTGTGGAAGTGGGCAATCCAACCCACTTCACCGTCTACACGAAGGGAGCTGGAAAGGCCAAGCCTGAGGTTCATTTTATAGCACCAGGCCCCGGAGAGGCGGTTCGTGACTTCGAGATCATTGATAATCACGATTACTCCTACACTGTCAAGTACACGGCTCTTCAGCAG GGAAACATGACTATTTCTGTGACTCACGGTGGAGATCCCATCCCAAAAAGCCCCTTCCACATCACCGTGGCGCCAGCTTTGGATATTGGAAAAGTGAAAGTGGAAGGGTTAGAAACCA AAGTGGAGGTCGGGAGGGATCAGGAGTTCACAGTTAACACGAAGGGAGCAGGCGGCCAGGGCAACGTAGGAGTTAAGATGACTTCACCCACGGGCCGGCCCATCCCGTGCAAACTGGAGTCAGACAAAGCCAAAGGCACCCACAGTGTGAAGTACATTCCCCCAGAGGAGGGGCAGTACAAGGTCGATGTCACCTACGATGGGAACCCTGTGATGGGGAGCCCCTTTGGGGTGGAAGCCGTCATGCCGGCGGATCCTTCAAAG GTGCGAGCCTTTGGCCCAGGCCTGCAGGGCGGCATTGTGGGTAAACCAGCTCCCTTCACCATTGACACAAAGGGAGCTGGTGCAGGGGGTCTCGGCCTTACAGTTGAGGGTCCCTGCGAGGCAAAAATCGAGTGCCAAGACAACGGCGACGGCACATGCTCGGTGTCGTATCTTCCCACCGAGGCCGGCGAGTACGCCATCAACATCCTGTTTGCTGAGCAGCACATCCCTGGCTCTCCCTTCAAAGCCGCGATCCGGCCGGCCGTCGATCCCAGCAAGGTGACGGCTAGTGGGCCGGGCCTGGAGAAGGCCAAGGCGGGGGAACCAGCCACCTTCACCGTGGACTGCACCAGAGCCGGTGACGCAGAGCTCACCATCGAGATTGTGTCTGAGACCGGCGTTAAGGCTGAGGTGCACATCCAGAAAACGTCAGAGGGGACCTTCTCCGTCACGTACATCCCATCCTTCCACGGCACGCACACCATCACCATCAAGTATGGCGGGCACGCTATTCCCTACTTCCCAAAGGTGTTGCAGGTGGAACCCTCTGTGGACACCAGCGGCGTTCACGTTTATGGGCCTGGAGTGGAGCCAAGAG GGGTCCTCAGGGAAGTCACAACCCACTTCATTGTGGACGCGCGTGCCCTCAACAAGGCTGGCGGCAGCCGCGTGAAGGTTCGCGTCATTAACCCCTCCGGCGCCAACACGGACACCTACATTACTGACAAGGGAGACGGCACTTACAGAGTGGAGTACACGGCCTTTGAGGACG GTATGCATCTGATTGAGGTCCTGTACGATGCCGCGCCTGTTCCTAAGAGCCCCTTCAGAGTGTTCGTGGTGGAAGGATGCGATCCGACCCGCGTGCGTGCGTTTGGACCAGGCCTGGAGGGAGGAATAACCAACAGGCCTAACTGTTTCACAGTGGAAACCAG GGGTGCAGGTACGGGAGGCCTGGGTCTGACGATCGAGGGAGCCTCAGAAGCCAAAATATCCTGCAAAGACAACAAAGACGGCAGCTGCAGCGTGGAGTACGTCCCCTTCACTCCTGGAGATTATGATGTAAATATCAACTACGGAGGCCAACCCATCCCCGGCAGTCCGTTCCGCGTGCCGGTGAAGGACCCGGTGGACCCGACCAAGGTGAAATGTTCCGGTCCAGGTCTGGGTGCCGGAGTGAGGGCCCACGTTCCTCAGACTTTCACAGTAGACTCTACCCAGGCTGGCCAGGCCCCACTGGACGTCAAACTCTATGGACCAACAG GCACCGTGGAGCCTGTAGGTGTGAAGAACAACGGTGACGGCACCCACACGGTTCACTACACCCCGGCGCAGGACGGTCCCTACACTGTCGCTGTTAAATATGCAGATCAGGAAGTCCCACACAG CCCATTCAAGGTAATGTCTCAGCCTGGGCACGATGCCAGCAAGGTCCGCGCCAGTGGCCCTGGTCTAGACACCAAAGGAGTGTCTGCCAGCTTGCCTGTTGAGTTTACAATTGATGCCCGGGATGCTGGAGAGGGACTGCTCACTGTGCAGATTCTG GACCCAGAGGGCAAGCCGAAGAACGCAACCATCCAAGACAACAGGGACGGCACCTACACTGTGTCCTACGTGCCTGATTCGACAGGCCCTTACACCATAACCATCAAGTACGGAGGAGATGAGATTCCCTACTCTCCGTATCGAATCCAGTCGCTGCCCACAGGGGATGCCAGCAAGTGTCGCCTCACAG TTTCAATCGGAGGACACGGAGTTT CGAGCCTCCAGAGGCTGCAGACCTCGGAGGATACGGTGATCACGGTGGATGCCAAGGCGGCCGGAAAAGGCAAGGTGACCTGTAAGGTGCTGACGCCACAGGGGATGGAGTTGGACATGGATGTGGTGGAGAACCACGACGGTACCTTTGACATTTACTACACGGCCCCCGAACCTGGGAAGTATGTCATCACCATCCGCTTCGGAGGGGAGAACATCCCAAAGAGCCCCTTCCATGTGGTG GCCTCAAATGAGCCAGTGGTTCCCCGCGACCCTGTGGATCCTCTCTTTCGCCCCGTTAACTTCCTGGTTCCGTTCACGCCACAACAGGGAGAGATCAGGG GGGAGGTGCGCATGCCTTCTGGAAAGACCGCCCGTCCACACATCACCGACAACAAGGACGGCACCATCACGATCAAGTACCAGCCCACAGAGAGGGGCCTGCACGAGATGGACATAAAATACGACGCAAATCACATTCCGG GAAGCCCCCTGCAGTTCTACGTGGATGCTGTGAACAGTGGAGTGGTGACCGCTTATGGTCCGGGCCTGAGTTACGGAATGGTCAACAGAGCTGCCACGTTCACCGTGGTCACCAAGAATGCAGGAGAAG GCGGTCTGTCGCTTGCAGTTGAGGGTCCCTCTAAAGCCGAGATATCCTGCAAGGACAACAAAGACGGCACGTGCACCGTGTCCTACCTGCCCACAGCTCCGGGAGACTACAACATCATCGTGAAGTTTGACAATAAGCACATTCCTGGCAGCCCCTTTACGGCTAAGATCACCG GGGATGACGCCATAACCAGGACATCCCAGCTCAATGTCGGCACCTCAGCCGACGTGTCCCTGAAGATCGCAGAGACCGATTTGAGCTCGCTGACTGCCAGCATCAGAGCGCCATCAGGCAACGAGGAGCCCTGCCTGCTCAAAAGACTGCCCAACAGACACCTCG GCATCTCTTTCACCCCAAAGGAGGTTGGCGAACATGAGGTAAGCGTGAGGAAGAGCGGGATGCACGTGGCAAACAGCCCCTTCAAAATAATGGTCGGCCAGTCGGAGATCGGCGAGGCCAGCCGAGTGAAGGCCTTCGGGAAAGGGCTGGTGGAGGCGCACACTTTCGAGATGGCTGAATTTTTCGTGGACACGAGGAATGCAG GTTACGGGGGTCTGGCGCTGTCCATTGAGGGTCCGAGCAAAGTGGATATAAACTGTGAAGACGTAGAGGACGGGACGTGCAGGGTCACCTACTGCCCAACGGAGCCTGGGAATTACATCGTGAACATCAAGTTTGCTGAAAAGCACATCCCAG GAAGCCCTTTCACAGTGAAGGTGACCGGAGAGGGAAGGATTAAGGAGAGCATTACCAGGAAGAGACAGGCTTCCTCTCTCGCCTCAGTGGGCAGCACTTGCGGCCTTAACCTCAAGATCCCAG GAAACTGGTTCCAGATGGTTTCCGCTCAGGAAAGGCTAACCAGGACGTTCACCCGCAGCAGCCACACGTACACCCGCACGGAGCGCACGGAGATCAGCAAGACCCGCGCGGGGGAGACCAAGAGGGAGGTGCGGGTGGAGGAGAGCACCCAGGTGGGAGGAGGGGGAAGCCCCTTCAGAGATGTGTTTGGAGACTTCCTGGGCAGAGAGAGCCTCAGCAGCTTTGCCGGCATCACCGCCAGACCCGAGC CAGCCGAGAGCGGCTCCCAGGCGATGACGGCGCAGGTGACGAGCCCCAGCGGCAAAACGGTGGACGCAGACATCGTGGATGGAGGGAGCAGCACGTACAGCGTCCGCTTCATACCCCAGGAGATCGGCCCCCACACGGTGAACGTCAAGTACAGCGGGCAGCACGTGCCCGGCAGCCCCTTCCAGTTCACCGTGGGGCCCATGGGTGAAGGCGGGGCCCACAAGGTCCGTGCAGGAGGTCCGGGCCTCGAAAGAGGCGTGGCTGGAGCACCAT CTGAATTCAGCATCTGGACCCGCGAGGCAGGAGCTGGTGGCCTGTCCATCGCCGTGGAAGGCCCGAGCAAGGCTGAAATCTCCTTTGAGGACAGGAAAGACGGCTCCTGTGGCGTGTCGTACGTGGTGAAGGAGCCAG GTGACTATGAGGTGTCAATCAAATTCAACAACGAGCACATCCCTGACAGCCCGTTCATCGTTCCAATCGCTACACTGTCAGACGAGGCCCGCAGGCTCACTGTGACAAGCCTTCAG GAGAAGGACATAAAAGTAAATCAGGAGGCCTCCTTCATGGTGCAGCGCAACGGCGCCCGAGGCGTGGTTGATGCCAAAGTTCACACGCCTTCCGGATCATCTGAGGAGTGCTACGTCTCCGATCTCGACGGCG